From Nicotiana tabacum cultivar K326 chromosome 15, ASM71507v2, whole genome shotgun sequence, the proteins below share one genomic window:
- the LOC107827949 gene encoding short chain aldehyde dehydrogenase 1-like has protein sequence MASSFLQSPVAKKLEGKVAFVTGGASGIGAATARLFVQHGAKVIIADIQDRLATSVVQEIGTENAAFVHCDVAIESDVQNAVDATVAKFGKLDIMFSNAGVLGKPISSILEVDYDIIKTVFDVNIVGAFFCAKHAARVMIPAKKGVILFTASASTEVYVPAIMHTSSASKNALVGLSKNVGVELGEYGIRVNCVSPYYISTPLVLSGYGIDKQTADKWFAEAGNLKGALLGVEDVAKAVLYLASDDSKYVSGMNLVLDGGFTTTNVALTDTYKKLFPSTIE, from the exons ATGGCCAGCTCATTTCTTCAATCCCCAGTAGCCAAAAA GTTAGAAGGTAAGGTAGCATTTGTAACTGGTGGTGCTAGCGGCATAGGAGCAGCAACAGCTAGGCTTTTTGTACAACATGGTGCAAAGGTTATAATTGCAGACATTCAAGACAGACTCGCAACTAGCGTTGTTCAAGAGATTGGCACAGAAAATGCTGCCTTTGTCCATTGTGATGTCGCGATTGAATCGGACGTCCAAAATGCGGTGGATGCCACAGTTGCCAAATTTGGTAAGCTCGACATAATGTTCAGTAACGCTGGTGTACTGGGCAAGCCAATATCCAGCATCTTAGAGGTCGATTACGACATAATTAAGACCGTGTTTGATGTAAACATTGTTGGCGCCTTCTTTTGCGCGAAACACGCTGCTAGAGTGATGATTCCGGCCAAGAAAGGTGTCATTCTTTTCACGGCAAGTGCTTCGACAGAGGTCTACGTTCCTGCTATCATGCACACCTCTTCGGCCTCGAAAAATGCACTTGTGGGGCTTTCCAAGAACGTTGGAGTCGAATTAGGGGAGTATGGAATAAGAGTTAACTGTGTTTCTCCTTATTACATTAGCACCCCGCTTGTATTAAGCGGATATGGAATAGACAAACAGACGGCGGACAAATGGTTTGCAGAAGCAGGAAATCTGAAAGGAGCATTACTAGGTGTAGAGGATGTTGCAAAGGCAGTATTGTATTTGGCAAGTGATGATTCCAAATACGTGAGTGGTATGAATCTCGTTCTTGATGGTGGTTTTACTACCACAAATGTGGCTTTAACAGACACCTACAAGAAATTATTTCCATCAACTATTGAGTAA